The Raphanus sativus cultivar WK10039 chromosome 2, ASM80110v3, whole genome shotgun sequence genome includes a region encoding these proteins:
- the LOC108843342 gene encoding probable protein phosphatase 2C 14 has product METRLSSTVPKLPSLKRKRPPQIEIPNILQEIQTDDLRFRDSAHGNDATVCSGGNGFGVVSRKGKKKFMEDSHRVAVGTSNTSFFGVYDGHGGGKAADFVAENLHKHVLEMVKDCKDKGEAFKAAYLRTDRDFLEEGVVSGACCVTALIQNREMIVSNLGDCRAVLCRGGVAEALTTDHRAGRDDERERIENQGGYVEFHRGAWRVHGILAISRSIGDAHLKKWVVAEPETRIFDLEQDMEFLVLASDGLWDVVSNQEAVDTVLTVKAQRKTPRESEEDESLSKGLVNVSPSSKLRRVSLVKQRKELLPVQSPRCAKPYHSENESPTYHEVGSPPPKSRKITALKRVKMKKSESCWAKEASKELVNLAVSRGSMDDITVVIVDLNHYKC; this is encoded by the exons ATGGAAACTAGACTAAGCAGCACGGTCCCAAAGCTTCCGTCTTTGAAGAGAAAGAGACCTCCCCAGATAGAAATCCCAAACATCCTCCAAGAAATCCAAACCGATGACCTCAGATTCAGAGACTCAGCTCACGGAAACGACGCCACCGTGTGCTCCGGAGGAAACGGGTTCGGTGTTGTCTCCAGAAAGGGGAAGAAGAAGTTCATGGAAGACAGTCACAGAGTTGCTGTCGGAACCTCAAACACg AGCTTCTTTGGAGTTTATGATGGGCATGGAGGTGGTAAAGCTGCAGACTTTGTAGCTGAGAATCTGCACAAACATGTTCTTGAGATGGTGAAGGATTGTAAGGATAAAGGAGAAGCCTTTAAAGCTGCTTATTTGAGGACTGATCGTGATTTCTTAGAAGAG GGTGTAGTGAGTGGTGCCTGCTGTGTTACAGCTTTGATACAGAACCGGGAGATGATTGTCTCTAATTTGGGAGATTGTAGAGCTGTTCTTTGCCGTGGTGGAGTTGCTGAGGCTCTTACGACTGATCACAGAGCAGGGAGAGACGATGAACGTGAAAGAATTGAGAATCAGGGAGGTTATGTGGAGTTTCATCGAGGGGCATGGCGAGTTCATGGGATACTAGCTATCTCCAGGAGCATTGGAGATGCACATTTGAAGAAATGGGTGGTTGCTGAACCTGAGACAAGGATATTCGATTTGGAACAAGATATGGAGTTTCTTGTCTTAGCTTCTGATGGGCTTTGGGATGTGGTTAGTAATCAAGAAGCGGTTGACACGGTGTTGACTGTAAAAGCTCAGAGAAAGACGCCTAGAGAAAGCGAGGAGGATGAGAGTTTGTCCAAGGGGCTTGTTAATGTAAGTCCATCTTCAAAACTCCGGCGAGTTTCGCTTGTCAAGCAACGTAAGGAGCTCTTGCCAGTTCAATCTCCCAGATGTGCAAAACCATACCACTCAGAGAATGAATCACCAACCTACCATGAAGTTGGGAGTCCACCTCCAAAGTCAAGGAAGATCACCGCGTTGAAGCGGGTAAAGATGAAGAAGTCTGAGTCTTGTTGGGCCAAGGAAGCTTCCAAAGAGCTTGTGAACCTTGCTGTTAGTAGAGGTAGTATGGATGATATCACAGTGGTCATTGTAGATCTCAACCACTACAAATGCTGA